In the Colwellia sp. 20A7 genome, one interval contains:
- a CDS encoding DUF3833 domain-containing protein, with amino-acid sequence MSKFIQDVLISIIAFTLASCSTALQDYKETEAPFDIKQYFNGNVIAWGVVQDYSQEVTRRFCVEIVGTWEGNKGTLAEKFYFNDGEISFRNWQLTKQNDGSYRGTAEDVAGIAIGKHQGFAFQFQYDFLLKLDDETYQVSMDDWMYQLDENRVMNKTSMSKFGIDVAEITLFFDKEFPQKTCQ; translated from the coding sequence ATGAGTAAATTTATTCAGGACGTATTAATTTCTATTATCGCTTTTACTCTCGCTAGCTGTTCAACGGCACTACAGGATTATAAAGAGACAGAGGCACCTTTTGATATTAAGCAGTACTTCAACGGTAACGTAATTGCTTGGGGTGTAGTACAAGATTATTCTCAAGAAGTGACGAGACGTTTTTGTGTTGAAATTGTCGGAACGTGGGAAGGCAATAAAGGCACATTAGCTGAAAAGTTTTATTTCAATGATGGTGAGATTTCTTTTCGTAACTGGCAGTTAACTAAACAAAACGATGGTAGCTATCGCGGCACTGCTGAAGATGTCGCTGGTATTGCTATAGGAAAACATCAGGGTTTTGCTTTTCAATTTCAATATGATTTTCTGCTAAAGCTTGATGATGAAACTTATCAAGTCAGTATGGATGATTGGATGTACCAACTTGATGAAAATCGAGTAATGAATAAAACATCCATGTCAAAATTTGGTATTGATGTCGCAGAAATCACTTTATTTTTTGATAAAGAGTTCCCGCAAAAAACATGTCAATAA
- a CDS encoding DUF2878 domain-containing protein codes for MLLNIIGFNIAWFGLILLENRFIPVVLLWIGLHFYFCKQRVAEAKLIVSVATIGIVIDSALLFFDVFQFKDQLVIPLWLIMLWIAFAATVAHSLQFLSRAKVFQLIVGFIFPPLSYIVGESLTSMTFGFEVLTTYFILAVIWSILMVLFFHLKKMFYFQEKNNV; via the coding sequence ATGCTACTTAATATTATCGGTTTCAACATTGCATGGTTTGGTCTGATTCTTTTAGAAAATCGCTTTATTCCTGTGGTTCTCTTATGGATAGGGTTGCATTTTTATTTTTGTAAACAGCGAGTTGCAGAAGCTAAATTAATTGTATCTGTAGCGACAATAGGTATTGTTATTGATTCAGCCTTATTATTTTTTGATGTTTTTCAATTTAAAGACCAGTTAGTTATTCCATTATGGTTAATAATGTTATGGATCGCCTTTGCCGCAACTGTTGCTCATAGCTTACAGTTTTTATCGCGAGCTAAAGTATTCCAGTTAATCGTTGGTTTTATCTTCCCACCGCTAAGTTATATCGTCGGTGAATCGTTAACATCAATGACTTTTGGATTCGAGGTTTTGACTACTTACTTTATCTTAGCTGTTATCTGGTCAATATTAATGGTGTTGTTTTTTCATTTAAAGAAAATGTTCTATTTTCAGGAGAAAAATAATGTATAA
- a CDS encoding alkaline phosphatase yields the protein MNKYTLSTIATSLVLILSACADGDNGSDGANGTNGYSALIAQTKLPIGNENCKSSGVQIDSGLDVNGNNILDNTEITATEYICAPNTTEVNSNELLTSLNNPWFTQGAAEIDEATNIWNKIDTQLASNAKVSIASASTAAEITALKGSAKNVILFVGDGMGISTITAARILDGQNKGMTGEENQLSFDKFPFSGLAKTYNVDAQTPDSAGTMTAMMSGIKTDAGVLGVNEDVVRGNCTSTKNTEMITALELAEIAGKSTGIISTARITHATPAATYAKSAERNWEDISDMDIDNNAERAGCEDIALQLVNFEANLEARYAGVDVDGIEVVMGGGRRHFLPKDASFNSIDAVSAIEGDRTDGRDLTAEWRSHYTNGAYIVDQASFDAINPDTTTRVFGLFNESHMQYEADRNNDIAGEPSLSEMTAKAIGILDNNKEGFFLTVESGRIDHAHHAGNAYNALNDTIEFAKAVQAAVDATSQEDTLIIVTADHSHVFTIAGYPKRGNPILGKVVGIGETEASLASDDMPYTTVGYTNGLGYRNLGAETDADASYLAAPVTSRVDLTSVDTTTAGFHQESLVPLGSETHAGEDVGIFAIGPGANLITGTNEQNFIFHVMDYAANLSNTSK from the coding sequence ATGAACAAATATACATTATCAACAATAGCAACGTCTTTAGTACTTATCTTATCCGCTTGTGCTGATGGCGATAATGGCTCTGATGGAGCCAACGGAACAAATGGCTATAGTGCTTTAATTGCACAAACAAAGTTACCAATCGGTAATGAGAATTGTAAAAGCAGTGGTGTACAAATTGACTCTGGTTTAGATGTTAACGGTAATAACATTTTAGATAACACAGAAATAACAGCAACTGAATATATCTGTGCGCCGAATACGACTGAAGTAAACAGCAACGAGCTACTGACTAGTTTAAATAATCCTTGGTTTACGCAAGGTGCTGCCGAAATTGATGAAGCGACAAATATTTGGAACAAAATAGATACGCAATTAGCCAGCAACGCTAAGGTATCTATTGCAAGCGCCTCTACAGCTGCTGAAATAACAGCGCTTAAAGGCTCAGCTAAAAATGTGATCTTATTTGTTGGTGATGGCATGGGGATTTCAACTATCACCGCTGCCCGTATCTTAGATGGTCAGAACAAAGGCATGACAGGCGAAGAAAATCAGCTAAGCTTTGATAAATTCCCCTTTTCAGGGCTAGCAAAAACCTACAATGTTGATGCACAAACCCCTGATTCGGCTGGCACAATGACAGCTATGATGTCTGGCATAAAAACGGATGCCGGTGTGCTAGGTGTGAATGAAGATGTTGTGCGTGGTAATTGCACTAGCACTAAAAATACTGAAATGATCACTGCCTTAGAGTTAGCCGAAATTGCCGGGAAATCGACAGGTATTATCTCTACTGCACGTATTACTCATGCAACGCCAGCGGCTACCTATGCAAAATCAGCAGAGCGTAACTGGGAAGATATATCCGATATGGATATAGATAACAATGCAGAGCGCGCCGGCTGCGAAGATATTGCATTACAATTAGTTAACTTTGAAGCCAACTTAGAAGCACGATATGCAGGTGTAGATGTTGATGGTATTGAAGTAGTTATGGGTGGCGGTCGTCGTCATTTTTTACCTAAAGATGCTAGCTTCAATAGCATTGATGCTGTTAGCGCTATTGAGGGTGACCGTACTGATGGCCGTGACTTAACCGCTGAATGGCGATCTCACTACACTAATGGCGCTTATATAGTTGATCAAGCATCATTCGATGCAATTAACCCTGACACAACAACACGCGTATTTGGTTTATTTAACGAATCACATATGCAATATGAAGCTGACCGCAACAACGATATTGCAGGTGAACCAAGCTTGTCAGAGATGACAGCAAAGGCAATTGGTATTCTTGATAACAATAAAGAAGGTTTCTTCCTTACCGTTGAATCAGGCCGTATTGACCACGCTCATCACGCAGGTAATGCTTACAACGCATTGAATGATACCATTGAGTTTGCTAAAGCAGTACAAGCGGCAGTAGATGCAACTAGCCAAGAGGACACCTTAATTATTGTTACAGCAGACCACAGTCATGTCTTTACCATTGCAGGTTACCCAAAACGTGGCAATCCTATTTTAGGTAAAGTTGTCGGTATTGGTGAAACAGAAGCAAGCCTAGCGTCTGACGATATGCCTTACACAACCGTCGGTTACACTAATGGCCTTGGTTATAGAAACCTAGGTGCGGAAACAGATGCTGATGCGAGCTACCTTGCAGCGCCAGTAACGAGTCGAGTTGACTTAACAAGCGTTGATACAACCACTGCTGGCTTCCACCAAGAATCACTCGTACCACTAGGTAGTGAAACCCATGCTGGTGAAGATGTTGGAATTTTTGCAATAGGACCTGGCGCTAATTTAATTACTGGTACTAATGAGCAAAACTTCATATTTCATGTGATGGACTATGCCGCCAATCTTTCAAACACATCAAAGTAG
- a CDS encoding MipA/OmpV family protein, whose product MIKKIIVCLTLLVSLSSVAQKPADRTGFIYGLGLSTSKEIYKGYNRRNIILPIIGYRGEKLNVYGPFVSYNVAKVADLDVLVQVAPRFQGFDEDDSYIFAGMADRKISMDAGIGLKYQKNNWKIGLSSMFDVLNRSNGVELTSTIAHTFRFGPVFVEPSVVFSYLDSKHVDYYYGVGQGEVNANRVEYIGQSGMNSGLGLSISTPILLGGFTQFSLQHTWFASEITDSPLVEKHSNLSIRLLYSRKF is encoded by the coding sequence ATGATTAAAAAAATTATTGTATGCCTAACACTTTTGGTCTCTTTATCATCTGTCGCGCAAAAGCCTGCAGACCGGACAGGTTTTATATATGGTCTTGGTTTAAGTACAAGTAAAGAGATATATAAAGGCTACAACAGACGAAATATAATATTACCCATCATTGGTTATCGAGGTGAAAAGCTAAATGTTTACGGTCCTTTTGTTAGTTACAATGTGGCAAAGGTTGCTGATCTAGACGTTTTAGTACAGGTTGCACCAAGGTTTCAAGGATTTGACGAAGATGATAGTTATATTTTTGCTGGCATGGCTGATAGAAAAATATCTATGGATGCAGGTATTGGCTTAAAGTATCAAAAAAATAATTGGAAGATCGGCTTATCATCAATGTTTGATGTATTGAATCGTTCAAATGGTGTTGAACTTACTTCTACTATTGCGCATACGTTTAGATTTGGTCCGGTTTTTGTTGAACCTAGCGTGGTATTTAGTTATTTAGATAGTAAACATGTCGATTATTATTATGGCGTAGGTCAGGGTGAAGTTAATGCTAATAGAGTTGAGTACATTGGCCAAAGTGGCATGAACTCGGGTCTTGGTTTATCTATCTCTACACCTATTCTTTTAGGTGGCTTTACCCAATTTAGCCTTCAGCATACCTGGTTTGCTTCTGAAATCACGGACAGTCCATTAGTTGAAAAGCATTCTAATTTAAGTATCAGGCTCTTATACAGTCGAAAATTTTAA
- a CDS encoding NAD(P)H-dependent oxidoreductase produces the protein MSELLKNLQWRYATKKMNPSKAVSEEKVDFILESIRLSASSSGLQPYDVIVVTNPEVRAQILPHAWSQQQVTDCSHLLVFAAWDNYTAERINTMFDLVNEKRGFKNQGWEDYRQMLLNTYPARDAQTNFEHAARQAYIGLGSALIAAAEMKVDSTPMEGFLPEKVDEILGLKERNLKSVLLLPLGYREEEGDWLVNLEKVRRSTDSFITYVK, from the coding sequence ATGTCTGAGTTATTAAAAAATCTGCAGTGGCGTTATGCCACAAAAAAAATGAATCCGAGCAAAGCTGTCAGCGAAGAAAAAGTTGATTTTATTTTAGAGTCTATTCGTTTGAGTGCTAGCTCTAGTGGTTTACAGCCTTATGACGTTATTGTGGTAACTAACCCTGAAGTACGCGCACAAATTTTGCCTCATGCATGGAGTCAACAACAAGTAACAGACTGCTCTCACTTATTAGTATTTGCCGCATGGGACAATTACACCGCGGAACGTATTAATACTATGTTTGATCTAGTGAATGAAAAGCGTGGATTCAAAAATCAAGGCTGGGAAGATTACCGCCAAATGTTACTAAATACTTATCCGGCACGTGATGCACAAACAAACTTTGAACATGCAGCACGTCAGGCTTATATCGGTTTAGGCTCAGCGTTAATTGCAGCGGCTGAAATGAAAGTAGACAGCACGCCAATGGAAGGTTTTTTACCTGAAAAAGTGGATGAAATACTCGGTCTTAAAGAGCGTAACTTAAAATCAGTATTATTACTTCCTTTGGGCTATCGTGAAGAAGAGGGCGATTGGCTAGTTAACTTAGAAAAAGTTCGACGTTCAACAGATAGTTTTATCACCTACGTTAAGTAA
- a CDS encoding LON peptidase substrate-binding domain-containing protein: protein MKNVNTRLPIFPLPVFILPGGITRLRIFEPRYLKMVKIATQEQGFVIWLNSIKSEDSDSINTKAENPDLKTIESEEPDTLWGSWVEIINFDQGDDGILEIDVQCKSLVEILSSDKDEDDLHFGEVSDISHWSQETGQDTTDILSQSLDEVFDNNSILNKLYVDKATNNANWVVARWLELIPVDLDIKTSFVHSHNYEEAKHFVQSIIFNE, encoded by the coding sequence ATGAAAAATGTAAATACAAGATTACCTATTTTTCCATTACCTGTATTTATATTACCAGGTGGCATTACTCGTTTGCGTATTTTTGAACCACGTTATTTAAAAATGGTAAAAATAGCAACGCAAGAACAAGGCTTTGTTATCTGGTTAAATAGTATTAAATCAGAGGACTCTGATTCAATTAATACTAAGGCAGAAAACCCTGACTTAAAAACTATTGAATCGGAAGAGCCTGATACTCTTTGGGGTAGTTGGGTTGAAATTATTAATTTTGACCAGGGTGACGACGGTATTTTAGAAATAGATGTTCAATGTAAATCTTTAGTTGAAATTCTATCTAGCGATAAAGATGAGGATGATTTGCACTTTGGTGAAGTGTCTGACATTTCACATTGGTCTCAAGAAACAGGTCAAGACACAACCGATATCCTGTCACAATCATTGGATGAAGTCTTTGATAATAATTCTATTCTAAATAAGCTCTACGTTGATAAAGCAACGAATAATGCTAATTGGGTGGTAGCAAGGTGGTTAGAACTTATTCCGGTCGATTTAGATATCAAAACTTCTTTTGTACATAGTCATAACTATGAAGAAGCGAAGCACTTTGTACAGTCTATTATCTTCAACGAATAG
- a CDS encoding chalcone isomerase family protein, with translation MYKPGLIILLVFISILFEVQADNNQNVKEEKQAESFKELGFTEVGNAKFTFLFWDIYHSTLYTKSGSYIPENPPAELIFEIEYLKDITAADLLERTIEQWQHLGFSKAQYNQFIPKLKAIWPDIYSGDKLALSVQNNKSMFYFNDVQVGVIEQAEFSQLFLAIWLSKKTSEPELRAELLGENIHE, from the coding sequence ATGTATAAACCGGGTCTAATAATATTGTTGGTATTTATCTCTATACTGTTCGAAGTTCAGGCTGACAATAATCAAAATGTTAAGGAAGAAAAACAAGCTGAAAGCTTTAAAGAACTCGGCTTTACAGAAGTGGGTAATGCTAAGTTTACATTTCTATTTTGGGATATTTATCATAGTACCCTTTATACAAAGTCAGGCTCCTATATACCTGAAAACCCACCCGCAGAACTGATTTTTGAAATAGAGTATTTAAAAGATATTACTGCAGCAGACCTACTTGAGCGCACAATAGAACAGTGGCAACACTTAGGTTTTTCAAAAGCTCAATACAATCAGTTTATTCCTAAACTAAAAGCAATATGGCCTGATATTTATTCAGGTGATAAGTTAGCGTTGTCGGTACAAAATAATAAATCTATGTTCTATTTTAATGATGTGCAAGTAGGCGTTATTGAACAAGCAGAGTTTAGTCAGCTATTCTTAGCCATATGGCTTTCAAAAAAGACCAGTGAGCCTGAATTGAGGGCTGAATTATTAGGAGAAAATATTCATGAGTAA
- a CDS encoding TIGR01777 family oxidoreductase, translating into MNVLITGGTGLIGKALIKTLRQNHANITVLTRSSTKAVKTLGTDINVVDELKLSTIENIDTVINLAGEPIANKRWSTAQKKQICQSRWDITEKLTSLIKAANNPPSLFISGSAIGIYGRQGSLSIDEEFTDYHREFTYEVCSKWENLALAAKSENTRIAILRTGIVLDENEGAIAKMLLPFKLCLGGKISHGQQMMSWIHIDDMVAAILHIQNTPSLKGFINITAEQPVTNDVFSRTLATALNRPCILTTPAFMLKLIFGEMADLLLFGQDVKPTKLKNSGFHFTYPTIDIALNNLLTKKL; encoded by the coding sequence ATGAATGTTCTTATCACCGGTGGAACAGGGCTTATTGGTAAGGCCTTAATTAAAACTTTGCGCCAAAACCACGCCAATATCACGGTTCTCACTAGAAGCAGCACTAAAGCCGTAAAAACATTAGGCACTGATATTAATGTTGTTGATGAGCTAAAACTTTCTACTATTGAGAACATAGATACCGTTATTAATTTAGCCGGCGAGCCTATTGCAAATAAACGATGGTCTACTGCTCAAAAAAAACAGATATGCCAAAGCCGTTGGGATATTACAGAAAAATTAACCTCACTGATAAAAGCAGCAAACAATCCACCAAGCCTTTTCATTTCAGGTAGTGCTATTGGCATATATGGCAGACAAGGTAGCCTTTCTATTGATGAGGAATTTACAGATTACCATCGAGAATTTACTTATGAGGTTTGCTCAAAGTGGGAAAATTTAGCGCTAGCAGCCAAATCAGAAAACACCCGTATTGCAATTCTAAGAACAGGAATTGTCTTAGATGAAAACGAAGGGGCTATTGCTAAAATGCTATTACCTTTTAAATTGTGCTTAGGCGGAAAAATAAGTCATGGGCAACAAATGATGTCATGGATACATATTGACGATATGGTAGCGGCTATCTTACATATTCAAAACACACCTAGCCTAAAAGGCTTTATCAATATAACAGCTGAGCAGCCAGTAACTAATGATGTATTCTCTCGTACTTTAGCAACAGCATTAAATAGACCTTGCATACTTACAACGCCAGCGTTTATGTTAAAGTTAATTTTTGGTGAAATGGCAGACCTATTACTCTTTGGCCAAGATGTAAAACCGACTAAATTAAAAAACAGTGGGTTCCACTTTACCTACCCAACCATTGATATCGCATTAAACAACCTACTAACTAAAAAGTTATAG
- a CDS encoding alkaline phosphatase: MIKQSLSVIIAGILSSTTYAATIDTQLNNTWYKEAQTKLTEKLQQARSTKAKNVILFVGDGMGISTLTAARILKGQLAGNSGEEGYLSFETFPYSALVKTYNVDAQTPDSAGTMTAMMSGLKTDAGVLGVNEDILRGNCASVKGNEVVTALELAEIKGLSTGVISTARITHATPAATYAKSADRNWEDISDMDIENNAERANCEDIASQLVNFESNLEARYTGIDVDGIDVVLGGGRRHFLPKEATYNSVDATSDIEGDRTDGRDLTAEWRTMYPNGKYIIDQTGFDSIDPETTARIFGLFNESHMQYEADRSNDIAGEPSLSQMTEKAINILDNNDKGYFLMVESGRIDHGHHAGSASTALTDAIEFSNAVQAAIDATNDEETLIIVTADHSHVFTIAGYPKRGNPILGKVIGVGETSPTEASDGLPYTTLGYSNGLGFRDLGAETDGDASYASGPVAGRQDITAIDTTTPGYHQEVIVPLGSETHAGEDVAIHTSGPGAHLVQGSIEQSVVFHLINRALGLLGQ, from the coding sequence ATGATCAAACAAAGCTTATCAGTAATTATTGCGGGTATATTGTCTTCGACAACATACGCAGCAACAATTGATACACAGCTGAATAATACTTGGTATAAAGAGGCTCAAACTAAACTTACCGAGAAGTTACAGCAAGCAAGATCAACAAAAGCAAAAAATGTAATTCTATTTGTTGGTGATGGTATGGGCATTTCAACGCTAACCGCAGCGCGTATTTTAAAAGGGCAATTAGCTGGAAATTCAGGTGAAGAAGGTTATTTAAGTTTTGAAACCTTTCCTTATTCGGCATTAGTTAAAACTTATAATGTAGATGCGCAAACACCAGACTCTGCAGGCACTATGACGGCAATGATGAGCGGCTTAAAAACCGATGCCGGTGTTTTAGGAGTCAATGAAGACATTCTTCGTGGCAACTGTGCATCAGTAAAAGGCAACGAAGTTGTTACTGCATTAGAGTTAGCTGAAATAAAGGGTTTATCTACAGGCGTTATTTCAACAGCTCGTATAACCCATGCAACGCCAGCAGCAACCTACGCAAAGTCAGCAGATCGTAACTGGGAAGACATCTCAGATATGGACATTGAAAATAATGCTGAACGTGCAAATTGTGAAGACATTGCCTCACAACTCGTTAACTTTGAAAGCAACTTAGAAGCTCGATATACAGGTATTGATGTTGACGGTATTGATGTTGTTTTGGGTGGTGGTCGTCGTCATTTCTTACCAAAAGAGGCAACTTATAATAGTGTTGATGCTACTAGCGATATAGAAGGCGATCGCACTGATGGTCGTGATTTAACAGCAGAATGGCGCACCATGTACCCAAATGGTAAATATATTATCGATCAAACAGGTTTCGATAGTATTGACCCTGAAACTACTGCACGTATTTTCGGTTTATTTAATGAATCTCACATGCAATACGAAGCAGATCGCAGCAATGATATTGCTGGCGAACCAAGCCTTTCTCAAATGACTGAAAAAGCGATCAATATTCTTGATAATAACGATAAAGGCTATTTCTTAATGGTTGAATCAGGACGAATTGATCATGGTCATCATGCCGGTAGTGCAAGCACGGCGTTAACTGATGCTATTGAATTTTCAAATGCTGTTCAAGCCGCAATTGACGCCACCAATGATGAAGAAACATTAATCATTGTTACTGCAGATCACAGCCATGTATTTACGATTGCTGGCTATCCAAAGCGTGGCAACCCTATTTTAGGCAAAGTTATTGGTGTTGGTGAAACAAGCCCTACCGAGGCTTCCGATGGTCTACCATACACCACATTAGGCTATAGCAATGGCTTAGGTTTCAGAGATTTAGGTGCAGAAACAGATGGAGACGCATCTTATGCATCAGGCCCTGTTGCCGGTAGACAAGATATCACAGCAATTGATACGACAACGCCAGGCTATCACCAAGAAGTTATCGTGCCATTAGGCAGTGAAACACATGCTGGGGAAGATGTTGCTATTCATACATCAGGTCCAGGTGCACACCTTGTTCAGGGTTCAATTGAACAAAGCGTTGTTTTTCATTTAATCAATCGTGCGCTTGGTTTACTTGGCCAATAG